Proteins encoded within one genomic window of Ferroacidibacillus organovorans:
- a CDS encoding cytochrome c oxidase subunit I, translating into MSANAAGLSGADTAKRQGRRMAPPVIRGLLWAAIGFLIFNTLVSQVLDRELYDPFVTRVSATVGWAAAVIGWLLGVGAWEVIVLPFFGHPVEWDVPNDWRRYFMFSTDHKVVGLQYIFTTTGSFLLAGFAAMMMRMELMNAKLWVFTNPGAYLTTVGIHGTVMMFSVGTVALVGGFANYFIPLMIGANSSAFPRLSGLSHWLLPAGIATVFLSPLLGQWTTGWRAYAPLSGQDPSGIVFYYLGVFAMTTSSLLVAINLTVTIIFKRAPGLTWNRLPMFAWGILAVSLLTIIWVPEIQMTFIISLLNLIVPFSLFEQTGSPLTYMESFWLFGHPEVYIIVVPAFALWQEIVPVMGQKTLFARQWGVLGLVFVMLFSGLVWAHHMFTNMRNSEMLPFSFFTEMISIPTGFSYLVVIGTLWGARLKFSTPTLFVLMSMFNFLIGGITGVLLADPVINLQTHDTFFVLSHFHYTVIGSMIFTWLAAAYYWLPKLSGRMYSEALGKLGAIWVFVAFNSAFGQMFFAGFHGMNRWVAVYPQYLQNINFSISMFAFLLGLGFLFNFVHIAWMWNKGKPAEQNPWNGKTLEWHATPKPGIATFKPLPQVETGFYDYRESAPSVTTSPKRT; encoded by the coding sequence ATGAGCGCTAATGCTGCGGGACTGAGCGGTGCAGATACCGCGAAACGGCAAGGAAGACGAATGGCACCACCTGTCATACGCGGACTGTTGTGGGCTGCCATCGGGTTTCTCATCTTTAATACGCTGGTGAGTCAAGTCTTGGATCGCGAACTTTACGACCCTTTTGTCACGCGCGTATCCGCAACCGTCGGTTGGGCTGCCGCAGTCATTGGCTGGCTGCTTGGCGTCGGCGCATGGGAGGTCATAGTCCTCCCCTTTTTTGGCCACCCCGTGGAGTGGGATGTCCCAAATGACTGGCGTCGCTATTTCATGTTCAGCACAGACCACAAAGTGGTCGGTCTACAGTACATCTTCACAACGACGGGGAGTTTTCTCTTAGCGGGATTTGCCGCCATGATGATGCGGATGGAATTGATGAACGCAAAACTGTGGGTCTTTACTAACCCTGGCGCTTACCTGACTACCGTTGGCATCCACGGTACCGTTATGATGTTTTCTGTCGGGACGGTCGCATTGGTCGGCGGTTTTGCAAACTATTTCATTCCGCTGATGATAGGGGCAAACTCTTCTGCCTTTCCGCGCCTTTCAGGACTCAGCCACTGGTTGCTTCCGGCTGGCATCGCCACCGTATTTCTCAGTCCACTGCTCGGTCAGTGGACAACCGGCTGGCGCGCCTATGCACCGCTGTCTGGGCAGGATCCGTCGGGGATCGTGTTTTATTATCTTGGAGTATTCGCCATGACCACGTCATCCCTGCTCGTGGCGATCAACCTGACCGTGACCATCATCTTCAAACGCGCGCCAGGCCTCACCTGGAATCGCCTCCCCATGTTTGCCTGGGGAATTCTCGCAGTCAGCCTGCTCACGATCATTTGGGTACCTGAGATCCAAATGACATTTATCATCTCACTGCTCAATTTGATCGTGCCCTTTTCACTGTTTGAACAAACGGGCTCACCACTTACCTACATGGAGTCGTTTTGGCTCTTTGGTCACCCAGAGGTGTACATCATTGTCGTTCCAGCGTTTGCGCTATGGCAAGAGATCGTCCCTGTCATGGGTCAAAAGACGCTGTTTGCCAGACAGTGGGGCGTGCTGGGTCTCGTCTTTGTCATGTTGTTTAGCGGATTGGTTTGGGCGCACCACATGTTTACAAACATGCGCAACAGCGAGATGCTCCCATTCTCCTTTTTCACGGAGATGATCTCGATTCCAACCGGCTTCTCTTATTTGGTTGTGATCGGCACGCTGTGGGGGGCGCGTCTGAAATTTAGTACACCCACACTTTTTGTTCTGATGAGCATGTTCAATTTTCTCATCGGAGGGATCACGGGCGTTCTCTTGGCGGATCCTGTCATCAATCTCCAAACGCACGATACCTTCTTTGTCTTGTCGCACTTTCACTACACAGTGATTGGCTCCATGATCTTTACTTGGCTCGCCGCAGCTTACTACTGGCTCCCTAAATTATCGGGGCGCATGTACAGTGAGGCACTCGGCAAGTTAGGTGCGATCTGGGTTTTTGTCGCATTCAACTCCGCTTTTGGACAGATGTTCTTTGCCGGATTTCACGGCATGAATCGATGGGTTGCAGTCTACCCGCAGTATCTTCAAAACATAAATTTCTCCATTTCCATGTTTGCCTTTTTGCTGGGATTAGGATTCCTGTTTAACTTCGTGCATATCGCATGGATGTGGAATAAAGGGAAACCCGCTGAGCAAAACCCGTGGAATGGGAAAACCTTAGAGTGGCATGCCACACCAAAGCCCGGGATCGCAACATTCAAGCCACTCCCACAAGTTGAGACTGGCTTCTACGACTATCGTGAAAGCGCACCATCCGTCACTACATCGCCAAAAAGGACGTGA
- a CDS encoding YhcN/YlaJ family sporulation lipoprotein — translation MNPLPFSRYKKVNAVALLFTTLISCSGFSFVRDREPDKSHVHINDANSLQNATVKKTAFHPRPGVASAIAAQIQNVAFAIVLQRKDDLYVGIATRDGKNLTPLLEHQIMTTVQSSVPTAQHILISTDKTLVNHFQIFSSSFLHGNTSGSDLILSDIERVFPHPK, via the coding sequence ATGAACCCTTTGCCTTTTAGTCGATACAAAAAAGTAAACGCCGTCGCGCTGTTATTTACCACCTTGATTTCTTGCTCAGGGTTTTCGTTTGTGCGTGACCGCGAACCTGACAAAAGCCATGTACACATCAATGATGCGAACTCACTGCAAAACGCCACGGTCAAAAAAACGGCGTTTCATCCGCGACCTGGCGTCGCGAGCGCGATTGCGGCACAGATTCAAAACGTCGCATTTGCCATAGTCCTCCAACGTAAAGATGATCTTTACGTTGGAATTGCGACAAGAGACGGAAAAAATCTAACACCACTTTTAGAACATCAAATTATGACAACCGTGCAGTCCTCGGTTCCAACGGCACAACACATCCTGATTAGTACAGACAAAACGCTCGTGAATCACTTCCAGATCTTTTCCAGTTCTTTTCTGCACGGAAACACATCTGGAAGTGATTTGATTCTGAGCGATATCGAGCGGGTGTTCCCACATCCAAAATGA
- a CDS encoding cytochrome c oxidase assembly protein, translated as MSSWATIQSFHSWRPDVLFLVLLLGAIYLVNTRDSQAARSAIAFFLGLILLYLTLGPLAALSERASFTAYILQMLLMTMALPWLLVFRQPDVILRPLLDIEWIHRLIVRVAHPFIAMVLFNALLTATLLPAVFARIVTISWIHIVAQSAMGLAAIFFWWPIANPLCEERGLTRGRKILYIVYSMNFMMPILVALFVSNHPWYAEVARGALQLGINPLADQQVGSVVMLCAMYLVYGTIGARIYARQDQSIWYE; from the coding sequence ATGAGTTCGTGGGCAACCATCCAGTCCTTTCATTCGTGGCGTCCGGACGTCCTTTTTCTCGTCCTGCTTCTTGGCGCGATCTATCTGGTGAACACGCGCGACAGTCAAGCGGCGAGGTCGGCGATCGCTTTTTTTCTCGGCCTCATCCTCCTGTACCTGACGCTTGGCCCGCTCGCGGCGCTGAGCGAGCGCGCCTCGTTTACAGCGTATATCCTTCAGATGCTCCTGATGACGATGGCGCTTCCCTGGCTGCTCGTTTTCCGGCAACCAGACGTTATCCTGCGCCCCCTGCTTGACATCGAGTGGATTCATCGTTTGATCGTGCGCGTTGCGCATCCATTTATCGCGATGGTGTTGTTCAACGCCTTGCTCACTGCAACGCTGTTGCCAGCCGTTTTTGCACGCATTGTCACGATCAGTTGGATCCACATTGTGGCGCAGAGTGCCATGGGGCTTGCTGCAATTTTCTTTTGGTGGCCGATTGCCAACCCGCTGTGTGAGGAAAGAGGGCTCACGCGAGGGAGAAAAATTCTCTACATCGTATACTCGATGAATTTTATGATGCCAATCCTCGTCGCGCTGTTTGTCTCCAATCACCCCTGGTATGCCGAAGTGGCGCGCGGTGCCTTACAGCTCGGGATAAACCCGCTTGCGGATCAGCAAGTTGGCAGTGTTGTCATGCTTTGCGCAATGTATCTCGTCTATGGAACGATCGGGGCGCGAATCTATGCGCGGCAGGATCAGTCCATTTGGTATGAGTGA
- a CDS encoding sulfocyanin-like copper-binding protein, with protein MKSGWIVSAITGALLLTGCDERIQSNPSSLLVTDAATHTVNLFLTMARHNANLSANFNGYANGHLVFTIPVGYTVAIHVTNDGGIPYGVGVYDAAQHVAFAGSALSIPALENNPTAGIMPGDSQTLRFVANRVGNFRLENMLYRYPAHSPTHEPLGMWAQFRVVSSGTPQVQVE; from the coding sequence ATGAAATCTGGATGGATCGTCAGCGCAATAACGGGGGCGCTTTTGCTGACAGGTTGCGATGAGCGCATTCAAAGCAATCCGTCTTCCTTGCTGGTGACAGACGCCGCAACACACACAGTCAATCTCTTTCTCACGATGGCTCGGCACAATGCAAATCTTTCGGCCAATTTCAACGGATACGCAAACGGCCATCTGGTCTTTACCATACCTGTGGGTTACACGGTGGCGATTCACGTGACGAATGACGGGGGAATTCCGTATGGCGTGGGAGTCTATGATGCGGCGCAACATGTTGCCTTTGCTGGCTCTGCGCTCTCCATTCCCGCTCTGGAGAATAACCCTACTGCCGGGATCATGCCTGGCGACTCGCAGACCCTTCGCTTTGTCGCGAATCGCGTCGGCAATTTTCGTTTAGAAAACATGCTGTATCGCTACCCCGCCCATTCACCGACCCACGAGCCCTTAGGTATGTGGGCGCAGTTCCGCGTGGTCTCGTCAGGGACACCTCAAGTCCAAGTGGAGTAA
- a CDS encoding COX15/CtaA family protein → MRGLVLVEYMHRLIALIASILIPLNAVYMWWTHRKNRLVSRLALLSMLLLALQVALGALIVVFVLPGAFTTIDVGNSFLLLIVLASLTAAGWREHRQKLTKPSAKALQEDADKAKPFRVPVSFALGVIFFQSIVGGYFRHSGNSQALFGQHSYLLSHHQQTMPSETEALFWLVLHIGVTAGVVASIVWLLTLSVRNGRYRIEAFALFTLTVYQIAVGFLTLQTKLAVSSDTLHFAGANALVGVAGYLIAQVLLDASAVRIEAREKTQRKMIPAHS, encoded by the coding sequence TTGCGCGGCCTTGTGCTCGTTGAGTACATGCATCGCTTGATCGCGCTGATTGCAAGCATTCTCATTCCGCTTAACGCGGTATACATGTGGTGGACACATCGCAAGAATCGTTTGGTGTCTCGCCTCGCGCTTTTGTCCATGCTCCTTCTCGCGCTTCAAGTCGCGCTAGGTGCACTCATCGTGGTGTTCGTTTTGCCGGGCGCGTTTACAACGATTGATGTCGGCAACAGCTTTCTTCTTTTAATTGTGCTGGCGTCGCTGACGGCCGCCGGTTGGCGAGAACATCGACAGAAGCTGACAAAACCAAGTGCAAAAGCGCTGCAAGAGGATGCCGACAAGGCAAAACCGTTTCGCGTCCCCGTGTCTTTTGCGCTCGGAGTTATCTTTTTTCAATCTATTGTTGGCGGCTATTTTCGTCACTCAGGAAACAGTCAGGCGCTATTTGGGCAACACTCCTACTTGCTCAGCCACCACCAACAGACCATGCCAAGCGAAACAGAAGCGTTGTTTTGGCTTGTCTTGCACATCGGTGTCACGGCAGGCGTAGTAGCTTCGATCGTTTGGCTGCTTACGCTGTCCGTACGGAATGGACGGTATCGCATAGAAGCGTTTGCTTTGTTCACACTGACTGTCTATCAGATTGCCGTAGGTTTCTTGACACTTCAAACCAAACTCGCCGTCAGTTCGGACACGCTCCATTTTGCTGGGGCAAACGCGCTTGTTGGGGTTGCCGGCTACCTCATAGCGCAAGTGCTTCTCGACGCGTCAGCCGTGCGGATTGAAGCGCGCGAAAAAACGCAGAGAAAGATGATTCCGGCACACTCGTAA
- a CDS encoding sulfite exporter TauE/SafE family protein, whose product MQLFMLMGGALLIGFIQGFLHCSGMCGPFVLAYSLGVRAKAEQGASPRTLVAAFFKSQLLHNLGRIVSFTILGAVFGAMGSFLNTLRGATGIEAISGLIGGMLMIGWAVDEFRTGHGGGFVERFSILSWKPVQRALRVGIQKTSLGYAFFSGILLGLHPCGLLFALLLAASATGSALAGGLSLFAFGLGTIPSLLTVATIGWYGKKRLQGRVFAKVTAALMTCSGILFILRGLAMNHWIPSVNAWLF is encoded by the coding sequence GTGCAGCTGTTCATGCTGATGGGCGGGGCGCTTTTGATCGGGTTTATTCAAGGATTTCTCCACTGCTCGGGGATGTGCGGACCGTTTGTTCTTGCGTATAGCTTGGGGGTGCGCGCCAAAGCGGAGCAGGGCGCTTCACCGCGCACACTCGTGGCGGCATTTTTTAAGAGTCAATTGTTGCACAATCTGGGGCGCATCGTTTCTTTTACCATCCTTGGCGCGGTGTTTGGGGCAATGGGGTCCTTTCTCAATACCCTTCGCGGCGCGACGGGGATCGAGGCGATTTCTGGACTGATTGGGGGAATGCTCATGATTGGCTGGGCAGTGGATGAGTTTCGCACAGGACACGGCGGTGGTTTTGTCGAGCGTTTTTCGATCCTTTCATGGAAACCGGTGCAGCGCGCTTTGCGTGTTGGAATACAGAAAACTTCACTTGGCTATGCCTTTTTTTCTGGCATATTGCTCGGTTTACACCCCTGCGGTTTGCTTTTTGCGCTGCTTTTGGCGGCGTCGGCGACCGGCTCTGCCCTTGCGGGTGGCCTCAGCCTGTTTGCATTTGGTTTGGGAACAATACCATCCCTTTTGACAGTGGCCACCATCGGTTGGTATGGGAAGAAGCGCTTGCAGGGCAGGGTATTTGCAAAGGTGACCGCCGCCTTGATGACATGCAGCGGCATTCTCTTTATTTTGAGGGGACTCGCGATGAATCACTGGATTCCGAGTGTGAATGCATGGCTATTCTAA
- a CDS encoding heavy metal translocating P-type ATPase, whose amino-acid sequence MAILTCALCEQPIERPIPRASRVFCCHACLQLFELLGAEEVERLKRQPGIRFDVLNQVPVCDTSESLSSADSPQMLKLSLSGVFCPSCCTLIQHVLSRRAGILSVKTDYVQSTAEVLYDALRVDDAAIATEIEKLGYPVTQRVIANEADEVNVLDLRKRLALALVLTFFMMMLSIPVWSGDLALFTKPLAQALSYGLLALAIPTVFYSGWPFLRGAWTSISRGVPTMDLLVSIGSLSAFVYSLVSLRLSGDYLYFDTAGLLITFLLLSRVLEAGAKQRALAVLKMVQRLLPIEARRVQGVSEEWVAVERLCEREHVLIRSGEIIPVDGRILSGVSEVDEAILTGESKRVSKEVRDLVYAGTTHYGADLVIEVVRATETLLSQSADYVRRAQASASNWNRLAQRIVAIFVPVVLALGVTTFIYWFFVAHLTPTLAWLRAISVLVIGCPCALSIATPVALLSGAQALSKHGILLRSQDAMERARKITCVLFDKTGTLTTGRMTVIDDLSVNVSGLQEQRLAAAVSVDRAPSASWLSLAASAEYPAKHPIADALLRFAREKACELYPVESFEEVTGWGVHATVLCHSVKIGATPLGCPLSRQLRGKRDQFEAMGATVSYVIINEEVKAILALGSEIRPEAFSVLDTLKRDGYTVYLASGDHPKAVEHIADRLGITRWHARQTPLAKAKLVTALKEKGAQVCFVGDGVNDAPALIEADLGIAMGASADLALEAGHMILADNTLRALPHTLDIVRATALVIRQNLVWALGYNLIAQAMAISGYAQPVLAAGAMVLSSLFVLGNSLRIVGFSPWRYVRRVGLAFGVASILALLVYFRL is encoded by the coding sequence ATGGCTATTCTAACGTGTGCTTTGTGCGAACAGCCGATTGAGCGGCCGATTCCCCGCGCATCTCGCGTGTTTTGCTGTCACGCTTGCCTGCAACTCTTTGAACTGCTTGGCGCCGAAGAGGTGGAGCGGTTAAAGCGCCAGCCTGGTATTCGCTTTGATGTTTTGAATCAAGTGCCTGTTTGCGATACGTCAGAATCCTTGTCATCTGCGGACTCGCCGCAAATGCTAAAATTGTCGCTCTCCGGCGTCTTTTGTCCATCATGCTGCACACTGATCCAGCACGTCCTGTCGCGGCGCGCGGGAATTCTGTCTGTGAAAACGGACTATGTGCAGTCCACGGCAGAAGTGCTGTATGATGCACTGCGCGTGGATGACGCTGCGATTGCGACGGAGATCGAGAAACTGGGCTATCCTGTCACGCAGCGTGTGATCGCGAATGAGGCCGACGAAGTGAATGTGCTTGATTTGCGAAAGCGACTCGCGCTCGCCCTTGTGCTTACTTTTTTTATGATGATGTTGAGCATTCCGGTCTGGTCGGGGGACCTGGCGCTCTTTACAAAACCGCTTGCACAGGCGCTCTCGTACGGGTTGCTGGCACTTGCCATCCCGACTGTTTTTTACAGCGGATGGCCGTTTTTGCGCGGAGCGTGGACGAGCATTTCGCGCGGTGTCCCTACGATGGATCTGCTGGTAAGCATTGGGAGCCTGTCGGCGTTTGTCTACAGTCTTGTCAGTCTGCGTCTCAGCGGGGATTATCTCTATTTTGACACTGCGGGTCTCTTGATCACGTTCCTTCTTTTGAGTCGCGTTCTTGAAGCGGGGGCAAAACAGCGCGCGCTGGCCGTTTTAAAAATGGTGCAAAGGCTTTTGCCGATCGAAGCGCGCCGCGTACAGGGCGTGAGTGAAGAATGGGTCGCGGTTGAAAGGTTATGCGAGCGCGAGCACGTCCTCATCCGTTCTGGCGAGATTATCCCCGTTGATGGGCGTATCCTTTCCGGTGTGAGTGAGGTGGACGAAGCGATTCTCACGGGGGAGAGCAAACGCGTGAGTAAGGAGGTGCGCGATTTGGTTTACGCGGGGACGACACATTATGGCGCAGATCTTGTCATCGAAGTGGTGCGGGCCACAGAGACCCTGTTGTCCCAATCTGCCGATTATGTTCGGCGCGCTCAGGCGTCAGCGTCAAATTGGAATCGCTTGGCACAGCGGATTGTCGCGATTTTTGTTCCTGTCGTCCTGGCGCTTGGCGTGACCACGTTTATCTACTGGTTTTTTGTGGCGCATCTCACACCCACGCTCGCGTGGTTGCGGGCCATTTCTGTGCTCGTCATCGGCTGCCCGTGCGCGCTAAGTATTGCCACGCCTGTGGCGCTTTTAAGCGGGGCGCAGGCGCTTTCAAAACACGGCATACTTCTGCGCAGTCAAGATGCGATGGAGCGCGCAAGAAAAATTACCTGCGTCCTGTTTGACAAGACAGGTACGCTGACGACGGGACGAATGACGGTTATAGACGATCTGTCTGTGAATGTTTCGGGTCTGCAGGAACAACGGTTGGCGGCGGCGGTGTCTGTAGACAGGGCGCCGAGCGCATCTTGGCTCAGTTTGGCGGCTTCTGCGGAGTATCCTGCAAAACATCCCATCGCCGATGCGCTGCTTCGCTTTGCGCGAGAAAAGGCGTGCGAATTGTATCCGGTGGAGTCGTTTGAAGAAGTGACGGGATGGGGAGTGCACGCGACCGTGCTTTGTCATTCGGTCAAAATTGGCGCGACGCCACTTGGCTGCCCCCTGTCGCGGCAGTTGCGTGGAAAAAGGGATCAATTTGAAGCGATGGGGGCAACCGTTTCTTATGTGATCATCAATGAAGAGGTAAAGGCGATCCTTGCTCTTGGGAGCGAGATCCGCCCCGAGGCTTTTTCCGTTCTTGACACGCTCAAGCGTGACGGATACACCGTTTATCTCGCGAGTGGGGATCATCCAAAAGCTGTGGAGCACATCGCTGATCGCTTGGGAATCACGCGGTGGCACGCGAGGCAGACGCCACTTGCCAAAGCAAAGCTCGTCACAGCGCTTAAAGAAAAAGGGGCGCAGGTATGTTTTGTCGGTGACGGCGTGAACGACGCACCCGCGCTGATTGAAGCGGACCTTGGCATAGCCATGGGCGCGAGCGCAGATCTCGCGCTTGAAGCGGGACACATGATTCTGGCAGACAACACCCTGCGCGCGCTTCCTCACACCCTAGACATTGTTCGGGCAACCGCTTTAGTCATCAGGCAAAACCTTGTCTGGGCGCTCGGCTATAACCTGATTGCTCAGGCAATGGCCATCAGCGGCTATGCACAACCGGTGTTGGCGGCAGGGGCGATGGTGTTGTCAAGCCTCTTTGTACTTGGCAATTCTCTTCGCATCGTGGGCTTTTCACCTTGGCGCTATGTGCGCCGTGTGGGGCTGGCGTTTGGTGTGGCGTCCATTCTCGCACTGCTTGTGTATTTTCGACTTTGA
- the cyoE gene encoding heme o synthase, which produces MRYRKAVATGVQDMAVDVRSRETAPRTFKSVARDLINVTKPGITLSNAMMTFVGIWLGASRHPAFSIAMITLAGSSLVVMGGCAMNNFMDRDIDQLMTRTQRRPLPDQRLSGRSVILLGAVLSFLGVAMLCAYVNLLAAAMALIGLFFYVIVYTGLTKRTTTLSTVIGSVSGAMPPLIGWTAMTNSLSLGAWLLFLFMFIWQPPHFWALSMRRVKEYSAARIPLLPVKYGFAPTKRQIVAWTVILLPASLLLYVSHVADVFYLISALFLGGLWIAKALRGFRSKDDIAWATEMFKFSLIYLTGMAVAMVF; this is translated from the coding sequence ATGAGATACCGAAAAGCGGTTGCAACGGGAGTGCAGGATATGGCCGTCGATGTGCGATCGCGTGAAACGGCGCCGCGGACGTTTAAAAGCGTCGCGCGCGATTTGATCAACGTGACGAAACCAGGCATCACACTTTCCAATGCGATGATGACGTTTGTGGGGATCTGGCTTGGCGCAAGCCGGCATCCGGCGTTCTCAATCGCGATGATAACACTCGCCGGGAGCAGTCTCGTGGTGATGGGTGGGTGTGCCATGAACAATTTTATGGATCGAGATATCGATCAGTTGATGACGCGGACGCAAAGGAGGCCGTTGCCTGATCAGCGGTTGTCAGGCAGATCGGTGATTCTGCTTGGTGCGGTTCTTTCTTTTCTTGGCGTCGCCATGCTGTGTGCCTATGTCAATCTGCTGGCGGCTGCGATGGCGCTGATCGGTTTATTCTTTTACGTGATCGTGTATACAGGGCTCACGAAACGCACGACGACGCTCAGCACAGTTATCGGTAGTGTCTCAGGGGCGATGCCCCCCTTGATCGGCTGGACGGCGATGACGAATTCGCTGTCACTTGGAGCCTGGTTGCTCTTTCTCTTTATGTTCATCTGGCAACCGCCGCATTTTTGGGCGCTCAGCATGCGGCGCGTCAAGGAATACTCAGCGGCGCGCATCCCGCTTTTGCCCGTCAAATATGGATTTGCGCCAACCAAGCGCCAGATTGTCGCGTGGACGGTGATCTTGCTTCCCGCATCGCTCTTGCTGTATGTGTCACATGTTGCAGATGTATTTTATTTGATCTCTGCCCTTTTTCTTGGAGGTTTGTGGATCGCCAAGGCGCTGCGCGGCTTTCGCTCGAAAGACGACATCGCCTGGGCGACGGAGATGTTCAAGTTCTCGCTGATTTATCTCACGGGCATGGCGGTTGCGATGGTTTTTTGA
- a CDS encoding cytochrome c oxidase subunit II: MIDILLFAVFWLIATLLGEWGVHAMEARGLYYSAATSQALDGEKAMAFILTVLVPVIAFIVVMLIYTALRFRSRRSLQFRDNKMFIGIWVLLSIALNILFFVHPSASALEQMFNNEEARLNRHDLIVNVTARQWEWIFSYPQYGIQTAEDSNGNSTLYLPVNQNVRFVLRSYDPYHTYDPNGAVIHDFWIPAFGLKQDIIPGETRLEYVHTNKITSYDVDPMVRVQCAEVCGPGHPFMEAPVHVVSSSDFLKWVQAQRKLEAS, translated from the coding sequence ATGATCGATATTTTACTGTTTGCAGTCTTTTGGCTGATTGCAACACTTCTTGGCGAGTGGGGAGTTCACGCTATGGAGGCGCGCGGATTGTACTATTCTGCCGCCACATCGCAAGCGCTCGATGGAGAAAAGGCGATGGCTTTCATCCTGACCGTGCTTGTTCCGGTTATCGCGTTCATTGTGGTGATGTTGATTTATACAGCACTTCGGTTTCGTTCGCGAAGATCACTTCAGTTCCGGGACAACAAAATGTTTATCGGCATCTGGGTCTTGCTCAGCATCGCATTAAACATTCTGTTTTTCGTGCACCCTTCTGCCTCAGCCCTTGAGCAGATGTTTAACAACGAAGAAGCGCGACTGAACCGTCACGATCTGATCGTCAATGTCACAGCACGCCAGTGGGAGTGGATCTTTAGCTACCCACAATACGGAATTCAAACCGCCGAAGACAGCAACGGAAACAGTACGCTGTATTTGCCGGTCAACCAGAATGTGCGCTTTGTTTTACGCTCCTACGACCCGTATCACACATATGATCCGAACGGGGCTGTGATTCACGACTTCTGGATTCCGGCGTTTGGCTTAAAACAAGACATTATACCGGGAGAAACGCGCCTTGAGTATGTTCACACGAACAAAATCACTTCGTATGATGTCGACCCGATGGTTCGGGTGCAGTGCGCGGAAGTTTGCGGTCCTGGCCACCCTTTCATGGAGGCGCCCGTGCATGTCGTTTCCTCCTCTGACTTTTTAAAATGGGTACAGGCCCAACGCAAACTCGAAGCATCCTGA